A window from Gossypium raimondii isolate GPD5lz chromosome 7, ASM2569854v1, whole genome shotgun sequence encodes these proteins:
- the LOC105799598 gene encoding indole-3-glycerol phosphate synthase, chloroplastic isoform X4, which produces MEGLVSMKTAPGISFQSIPSPNQRPNFFLRRSMDLQHRRFHFPSIRAQQSGTIFPRKEDEEDSLKVKEWEVGMLQNEVAASQGIRIRRRPPSGPPLHYVGPFEFRLQNEGNTPRNILEEIVWHKDVEVSQMKEKKPLLSLKKVIENSPPTRDFVGALKAAHLQTGLPGLIAEVKKASPSRGILRENFDPVEIARAYEKGGAACLSVLTDEKYFKGSFENLEAIRNAGVKCPLLCKEFVIDAWQIYYARIKGADAILLIAAVLPDLDIRYMIKICKMLGLAALVEVHDEREMDRVLGIEGIELIGINNRNLETFEVDISNTKKLLEGERGQMIRKKDIIVVGESGLLLLMMLLMSEKRC; this is translated from the exons ATGGAGGGATTAGTTTCAATGAAAACAGCTCCTGGAATTTCCTTTCAATCTATTCCTTCCCCTAATCAGCGACCTAATTTCTTCCTCAGACGCTCAATGGACCTTCAGCATCGGCGATTCCATTTTCCCTCCATTCGAGCTCAACAG TCGGGGACGATATTTCCGCGAAAAGAAGACGAGGAAGATTCTTTGAAGGTAAAGGAATGGGAAGTTGGAATGTTGCAAAACGAAGTCGCAGCGAGTCAAGGGATTAGAATACGGCGGCGTCCACCGTCGGGTCCGCCTTTGCATTACGTGGGTCCCTTCGAATTCCGTTTACAGAATGAGGGAAACACTCCTCGTAACATTCTTGAAGAAATAGTTTGGCACAAAGATGTGGAAGTTTCccaa ATGAAAGAGAAGAAGCCTTTGCTTTCATTGAAGAAGGTTATCGAGAATTCACCTCCAACTAGAGATTTCGTCGGGGCTCTTAAAGCGGCACATTTGCAGACTGGATTGCCTGGTTTAATTGCTGAAGTTAAGAAGGCTTCGCCTAGCAGAGGAATTCTCAGAGAGAATTTTGACCCA GTTGAGATAGCTAGAGCATATGAGAAGGGTGGAGCCGCTTGTCTGAGTGTTTTGACTGATGAAAAGTATTTTAAG GGaagctttgaaaatttggaggcaATACGTAATGCTGGAGTAAAG TGTCCTCTATTGTGCAAAGAATTTGTGATAGATGCATGGCAGATATATTATGCTCGAATTAAAGGAGCAGATGCTATACTTCTAATTGCTGCTGTTTTGCCCGATCTTGACATCAGATACATGATTAAAATCTGCAAAATGCTTGGTTTGGCAGCTCTTGTAGAG GTGCATGATGAGAGGGAAATGGACCGCGTTCTTGGTATAGAGGGGATTGAACTTATTGGTATCAATAATCGTAACCTTG AAACATTTGAGGTAGATATCAGTAACACAAAGAAGCTTCTTGAAGGAGAGCGTGGCCAGATGATTCGCAAGAAAGATATAATT GTTGTTGGAGAATCGGGCCTTTTACTCCTGATGATGTTGCTTATGTCCGAGAAGCGGTGTTAA
- the LOC105799598 gene encoding indole-3-glycerol phosphate synthase, chloroplastic isoform X1, whose protein sequence is MEGLVSMKTAPGISFQSIPSPNQRPNFFLRRSMDLQHRRFHFPSIRAQQSGTIFPRKEDEEDSLKVKEWEVGMLQNEVAASQGIRIRRRPPSGPPLHYVGPFEFRLQNEGNTPRNILEEIVWHKDVEVSQMKEKKPLLSLKKVIENSPPTRDFVGALKAAHLQTGLPGLIAEVKKASPSRGILRENFDPVEIARAYEKGGAACLSVLTDEKYFKGSFENLEAIRNAGVKCPLLCKEFVIDAWQIYYARIKGADAILLIAAVLPDLDIRYMIKICKMLGLAALVEVHDEREMDRVLGIEGIELIGINNRNLETFEVDISNTKKLLEGERGQMIRKKDIIVVGESGLFTPDDVAYVREAGVKAVLVGESIVKQSDPGKGISGLFGKDISL, encoded by the exons ATGGAGGGATTAGTTTCAATGAAAACAGCTCCTGGAATTTCCTTTCAATCTATTCCTTCCCCTAATCAGCGACCTAATTTCTTCCTCAGACGCTCAATGGACCTTCAGCATCGGCGATTCCATTTTCCCTCCATTCGAGCTCAACAG TCGGGGACGATATTTCCGCGAAAAGAAGACGAGGAAGATTCTTTGAAGGTAAAGGAATGGGAAGTTGGAATGTTGCAAAACGAAGTCGCAGCGAGTCAAGGGATTAGAATACGGCGGCGTCCACCGTCGGGTCCGCCTTTGCATTACGTGGGTCCCTTCGAATTCCGTTTACAGAATGAGGGAAACACTCCTCGTAACATTCTTGAAGAAATAGTTTGGCACAAAGATGTGGAAGTTTCccaa ATGAAAGAGAAGAAGCCTTTGCTTTCATTGAAGAAGGTTATCGAGAATTCACCTCCAACTAGAGATTTCGTCGGGGCTCTTAAAGCGGCACATTTGCAGACTGGATTGCCTGGTTTAATTGCTGAAGTTAAGAAGGCTTCGCCTAGCAGAGGAATTCTCAGAGAGAATTTTGACCCA GTTGAGATAGCTAGAGCATATGAGAAGGGTGGAGCCGCTTGTCTGAGTGTTTTGACTGATGAAAAGTATTTTAAG GGaagctttgaaaatttggaggcaATACGTAATGCTGGAGTAAAG TGTCCTCTATTGTGCAAAGAATTTGTGATAGATGCATGGCAGATATATTATGCTCGAATTAAAGGAGCAGATGCTATACTTCTAATTGCTGCTGTTTTGCCCGATCTTGACATCAGATACATGATTAAAATCTGCAAAATGCTTGGTTTGGCAGCTCTTGTAGAG GTGCATGATGAGAGGGAAATGGACCGCGTTCTTGGTATAGAGGGGATTGAACTTATTGGTATCAATAATCGTAACCTTG AAACATTTGAGGTAGATATCAGTAACACAAAGAAGCTTCTTGAAGGAGAGCGTGGCCAGATGATTCGCAAGAAAGATATAATT GTTGTTGGAGAATCGGGCCTTTTTACTCCTGATGATGTTGCTTATGTCCGAGAAGCGGGTGTTAAAGCa GTTTTGGTTGGGGAGTCGATAGTGAAGCAAAGCGACCCTGGAAAAGGAATAAGTGGACTTTTTGGTAAAGACATTTCGTTATGA
- the LOC105763283 gene encoding uncharacterized protein LOC105763283, which translates to MKCIAGIFKDVCAYVKNCDICQRTGNISRRNKMLLTNVLVVDYVSKWVEAKAYPINDVKINGQVERVNREIKGILDRVVHPNRKDWSRRLNDALWAYRITFKTSLGMTPYRLVFGKACHLLLVLKNKAHWALKQLNLDLKEADERRMLQFDELEELRLFSYENAKMCKEKSKRWNESRIQPREFKGQKVLFNSRLILFPGKLKSGRRGPYTICKVYPYRVVKLYDNHGGTFKVNGQRLKHYWDGKVERIKISFKSIDP; encoded by the exons ATGAAGTGCATAGCTGGAA TATTTAAGGATGTGTGTGCATATGTGAAAAACTGCGATATATGTCAAAGAACCGGAAACATATCAAGGAGGAACAAGATGCTTTTGACAAATGTTTTAGTTGTGGattatgtatccaagtgggttgaagccaAGGCATACCCAATAAATGATGTtaag ATAAATGGACAAGTTGAAAGGGTGAAtcgtgaaatcaaaggtattCTTGACAGGGTAGTGCACCCTaacagaaaagattggtctcgaaggctcaaTGATGCTCTATGGGCCTATCGAATTACTTTTAAGACATCTTTAGGAATGACTCCCTATCGGCTAGtttttggaaaggcatgtcatttgcttCTTGTGTTGAAAAATAAAGCTCATTGGGCcttgaaacaattaaatttggatCTCAAGGAAGCTGATGAGAGAAGGATGCTACAGTTTGATGAATTGGAAGAGTTGAGGTTATtttcatacgagaatgccaagATGTGTAAAGAAAAATCTAAGAGATGGAATGAAAGTCGGATACAACCTCGTGAATTCAAAGGTCAGAAAGTGTTGTTTAATTCGAGGCTAATCTTATTCCCTGGGAAGCTCAAATCCGGACGGAgaggaccttataccatctgCAAAGTTTATCCATATAGAGTTGTAAAATTGTATGACAACCATGGaggtacatttaaagttaatggtcaacgtctcaagCACTATTGGGATGGTAAAGTTGAGCGAATTAAAATCTCATTCAAGTCAAtagacccttaa